A DNA window from Ipomoea triloba cultivar NCNSP0323 chromosome 10, ASM357664v1 contains the following coding sequences:
- the LOC116033320 gene encoding uncharacterized protein LOC116033320 produces the protein MGNCMDKTSEFPKQEHGEARNRRVKVVVRKEELEWVLSQLKLRQGRKTSLEDVLEELERCRGKAKASVAATTWKPSLEVITESPFELHEVMDKS, from the coding sequence ATGGGAAATTGCATGGACAAAACCTCGGAATTTCCGAAGCAAGAACACGGAGAAGCTAGGAATAGGAGGGTAAAGGTTGTGGTGAGGAAGGAGGAGTTGGAGTGGGTGCTCTCGCAGCTCAAGCTCCGACAGGGAAGAAAAACATCATTGGAAGATGTGTTGGAAGAATTGGAGAGATGCAGAGGAAAGGCTAAAGCTTCTGTTGCTGCTACCACATGGAAACCTTCTCTTGAAGTCATAACTGAGAGCCCTTTTGAATTGCATGAGGTGATGGATAAATCATAG